In Brachionichthys hirsutus isolate HB-005 chromosome 5, CSIRO-AGI_Bhir_v1, whole genome shotgun sequence, a single genomic region encodes these proteins:
- the arih1 gene encoding E3 ubiquitin-protein ligase arih1: MDSDEGYNYEYDDEEEECSEDSAEEEPEDDTLELGEVELVDPVVAGGDRDECGDTGGGGHGLGEEEEEDYRFEVLTAEQILQHMVECIREVNEVIQNPATITRILLSHFNWDKEKLMERYFDGNLDKLFSECHVINPSKKPRIRPPINTRSSSQDMPCQICYLNFPNAYFTGLECGHKFCMQCWGDYLTTKIIEEGMGQTISCPAHSCDILVDDNTVMRLITDSKVKLKYQHLITNSFVECNRLLKWCPAPDCHHVVKVQYPDAKPVRCKCGRQFCFNCGENWHDPVKCKWLRKWIKKCDDDSETSNWIAANTKECPKCHVTIEKDGGCNHMVCRNQNCKAEFCWVCLGPWEPHGSAWYNCNRYNEDDAKAARDAQERSRAALQRYLFYCNRYMNHMQSLRFEHKLYAQVKQKMEEMQQHNMSWIEVQFLKKAVDVLCQCRSTLMFTYVFAFYLKKNNQSIIFENNQADLENATEVLSGYLERDISQDSLQDIKQKVQDKYRYCESRRRVLLQHVHEGYEKDLWEYIED; this comes from the exons ATGGACTCGGACGAGGGTTATAACTATGAATAcgacgacgaagaggaggaatgtAGCGAGGATAGCGCCGAAGAGGAACCCGAGGACGACACCCTGGAGCTCGGAGAGGTGGAATTGGTCGATCCCGTGGTCGCTGGTGGCGATCGAGATGAGTGTGGCGATACTGGTGGAGGTGGCCACGGTCttggcgaggaagaggaagaggactaTCGTTTCGAGGTTTTGACTGCCGAACAGATCCTCCAGCATATGGTGGAGTGCATCAGGGAGGTCAACGAGGTCATCCAG AATCCTGCAACAATAACGCGCATCCTTCTCAGCCACTTCAACTGGGATAAAGAAAAGCTAATGGAAAG ATATTTTGATGGTAATCTTGACAAGCTTTTCTCCGAGTGTCATGTAATTAACCCCAGCAAGAAGCCTCGGATCCGTCCTCCCATCAATACTCGGTCGTCTTCACAGGACATGCCATGTCAGATCTGCTATCTGAACTTCCCCAACGCT TATTTTACAGGCCTAGAGTGTGGACACAAGTTCTGCATGCAGTGCTGGGGAGATTACCTGACTACCAAAATCATAGAGGAAGGAATGGGACAG ACCATTTCTTGTCCTGCTCATAGTTGTGACATTTTGGTTGATGACAACACTGTCAT GCGCCTCATAACTGATTCAAAAGTGAAGTTGAAGTACCAGCATCTAATTACAAATAGCTTTGTAGAG TGCAATCGACTGTTAAAGTGGTGTCCTGCACCAGATTGCCATCATGTGGTCAAAGTCCAGTATCCAGATGCCAAACCGGTGAGGTGCAAGTGTGGCCGTCAGTTCTG CTTCAACTGTGGAGAGAATTGGCATGATCCTGTCAAGTGTAAG TGGCTGAGAAAGTGGATAAAGAAATGCGATGATGACAGCGAAACTTCAAACTGGATTGCAGCAAATACTAAG GAGTGTCCAAAATGCCATGTCACCATTGAAAAAGATGGTGGCTGCAACCACATGGTATGTCGAAACCAGAACTGCAAAGCTGAGTTCTGCTGGGTGTGCTTGGGTCCGTGGGAACCCCATGGCTCAGCCTG GTACAACTGCAATCGCTACAATGAAGATGATGCAAAGGCAGCCAGAGACGCTCAAGAG CGCTCCAGGGCTGCCTTGCAGAGGTACCTGTTCTACTGCAACCGCTACATGAACCACATGCAGAGCCTGCGCTTCGAGCACAAACTCTATGCTCAGGTTaagcagaagatggaggagatgcaGCAGCACAACATGTCCTGGATTGAGGTGCAGTTTCTGAAGAAGGCTGTGGACGTGTTGTGCCAGTGCCGCTCCACGCTCATGTTCACTTACGTCTTTGCCTTCTACCTCAAGAAGAACAACCAGTCCATTATTTTCGAG AACAACCAGGCCGACCTGGAAAATGCCACCGAGGTGCTCTCCGGTTACCTAGAGCGGGATATCTCCCAGGACTCCTTGCAGGACATCAAACAGAAAGTACAAGATAAGTACAG ATACTGTGAGAGCAGGCGAagagtgctgctgcagcatgtgCATGAAGGCTACGAGAAGGACCTGTGGGAATACATTGAAGATTGA